A part of Bacteroidota bacterium genomic DNA contains:
- the metH gene encoding methionine synthase, which yields MSDVAQTLNLLLQERILVLDGAMGTMIQQHELDEDDFRGIQFKDHGSPLKGNNDLLVLTQPEIIESIHHAFLDAGADIIETNTFNATSASQEDYNTTHLVHDINFAAAQIARRAADAATARTPDKPRFVAGAMGPTSKTLSISPRVNEPGYRATTFKELVAAYYEQATALVAGGVDILLVETIFDTLNCKAALYAIQEYFHNHNTTLPVMISGTIVDQSGRTLSGQTTEAFWISVSHMPSLLSVGLNCALGSDQMRAYIEALSGIAPVPTSLYPNAGLPNAFGGYDETPAFMADQLGAYAEAGFLNMVGGCCGTTPEHIKAIADAVASIKPRKIPEPSPYLQLSGLEPLVLRPDTNFVNIGERTNVTGSKRFARLIKEEKFEEALSVARQQVENGAQMIDVNMDEGLLDSEAVMQLFLNLIASEPDISRVPVVIDSSKWSVIEAGLQCIQGKGIVNSISLKEGEEAFIEQARKVKQYGAAVIVMAFDEDGQADNFERRIAICRRAYDILVGQVGFKPQDIIFDPNIFAVATGIAEHNKYAYDFIQATTWIKKELPLTSVSGGVSNISFSFRGNNRIREAMHAAFLYHAVRAGMDMGIVNAGQLEIYEEIPKDLLEAIEDVLFDRHPEATERLVNMAEEVHQKRGADPTTQLAWRQNTVEERLRHALVKGIVDFIEEDTEEARLQYDKPLSIIEGPLMAGMQTVGDLFGAGKMFLPQVVKSARVMKKAVAYLIPFIEAAKGEDDTSQRSKILLATVKGDVHDIGKNIVGVVLSCNNYEVIDLGVMVPADKILETAKAEQVDVIGLSGLITPSLDEMIHVAKEMQRLDYTLPLLIGGATTSRLHTAVKIEQHYKSPVVHVLDASRSVQVVSELMSEEADNFVAAVKEEYSQIRDQHAVRSRKTTYLSLEEARGNGFVWQDAGVPAPEQPGVHVLDDISIETLRPYIDWTPFFSVWELKGKFPRLLEHPQIGPEARRVYDDANRLLDEIIAEKKLGARAVIGLFPANSVQDDIEIYTDETRASVEAKLHMLRQQAQKGRGKHNKSLADYIAPRDAGVADHVGMFAVTAGLGIEKMIARFEADHDDYNLIMVKALADRLAEALAEWLHEQVRHTYWGYADGPLLDKDALIREHYQGIRPAPGYPACPDHTEKETIWQLLDVDAQTGIKLTESLAMYPAASVCGIYFAHPEAAYFNAGLVGQDQIIEYAARKQMDVQDVERWLASRLNYTPEETRELTDGV from the coding sequence TTTGCTGCAAGAACGTATTCTTGTGCTTGATGGTGCCATGGGGACCATGATTCAGCAACACGAACTGGACGAAGACGATTTCCGCGGGATTCAGTTTAAAGATCATGGCTCGCCGCTAAAGGGCAACAACGACCTCCTGGTGTTGACGCAGCCGGAAATCATTGAAAGCATTCATCATGCATTCCTGGATGCCGGCGCGGATATCATCGAAACCAATACCTTCAATGCTACCTCGGCTTCTCAGGAGGATTACAACACCACCCACCTTGTGCACGACATTAACTTTGCTGCTGCACAGATTGCGCGCCGTGCTGCAGACGCCGCGACGGCCCGGACACCCGACAAACCCCGCTTTGTCGCCGGCGCGATGGGGCCAACCAGCAAAACGTTATCCATCTCACCCCGCGTCAACGAACCGGGTTATCGGGCTACTACGTTCAAAGAACTCGTTGCAGCCTATTATGAGCAAGCAACTGCCCTCGTCGCCGGCGGTGTAGACATCCTGCTTGTTGAAACGATTTTTGATACGCTGAATTGCAAAGCGGCTCTGTACGCCATTCAGGAATATTTCCATAACCACAATACGACGCTGCCTGTGATGATCTCGGGTACGATTGTGGATCAGAGTGGACGGACGCTGTCGGGGCAGACAACCGAAGCCTTCTGGATTTCTGTATCGCACATGCCGTCACTCTTGAGTGTTGGGCTGAATTGTGCGTTGGGCTCTGATCAAATGCGCGCCTATATCGAGGCCCTCTCCGGTATTGCACCTGTCCCAACGAGCTTGTATCCAAATGCCGGCCTGCCCAATGCTTTTGGCGGGTATGATGAAACGCCGGCGTTTATGGCTGACCAACTGGGGGCGTATGCAGAAGCAGGATTCCTGAATATGGTCGGCGGCTGTTGTGGGACAACCCCCGAGCACATCAAGGCCATAGCTGACGCTGTAGCATCCATCAAGCCCCGCAAGATCCCTGAGCCCTCGCCATACTTGCAATTATCCGGGCTCGAGCCCCTGGTACTTCGTCCCGATACCAACTTTGTCAACATTGGTGAGCGCACCAACGTTACCGGCTCGAAGCGATTTGCCCGCCTGATCAAGGAAGAGAAGTTTGAAGAGGCGTTGTCTGTTGCCCGCCAGCAGGTGGAGAATGGGGCGCAGATGATCGACGTCAACATGGACGAAGGATTGCTGGATTCTGAAGCCGTGATGCAGCTGTTCCTCAACCTGATTGCCTCTGAGCCGGATATCTCGCGAGTGCCAGTGGTGATTGACTCCTCAAAATGGTCGGTAATCGAAGCGGGCTTGCAGTGTATTCAGGGCAAAGGCATTGTCAATTCCATCAGCCTGAAAGAAGGAGAAGAAGCGTTCATCGAGCAGGCGCGCAAGGTCAAACAATATGGCGCGGCTGTGATTGTGATGGCCTTTGATGAGGATGGCCAGGCGGATAACTTTGAGCGTCGGATTGCCATCTGCCGCCGGGCATACGACATTCTTGTAGGGCAAGTCGGCTTTAAGCCGCAGGACATAATTTTTGACCCAAACATTTTTGCCGTTGCCACCGGCATAGCTGAACACAACAAGTACGCGTACGACTTCATACAGGCGACGACATGGATTAAAAAGGAGTTGCCGCTTACCAGCGTTTCCGGTGGCGTGAGTAATATTTCATTCTCTTTCCGGGGCAACAACCGCATACGCGAAGCCATGCACGCGGCGTTTCTGTACCACGCTGTGCGTGCAGGTATGGATATGGGCATTGTCAATGCCGGCCAGTTGGAGATCTACGAAGAAATACCAAAAGACCTGCTGGAAGCCATAGAAGATGTGCTTTTTGATCGGCACCCGGAGGCCACAGAGCGCCTCGTGAATATGGCTGAGGAAGTCCACCAGAAACGCGGCGCAGACCCGACAACACAGCTTGCGTGGCGACAAAATACGGTCGAGGAGCGGCTGCGCCACGCGCTTGTGAAAGGGATTGTCGATTTTATCGAAGAAGATACCGAAGAAGCGCGCCTGCAGTATGACAAACCTTTGTCGATTATCGAAGGCCCTTTGATGGCAGGGATGCAGACCGTTGGTGACCTCTTTGGCGCCGGCAAAATGTTTCTGCCCCAGGTTGTGAAAAGCGCCCGGGTGATGAAGAAAGCTGTTGCGTACCTCATTCCTTTTATCGAAGCAGCAAAAGGAGAGGATGACACGTCGCAGCGCTCCAAAATCCTGTTGGCTACCGTGAAAGGGGATGTGCATGATATTGGGAAGAACATCGTAGGGGTTGTGCTTTCTTGCAATAACTATGAGGTGATTGACCTTGGCGTAATGGTGCCGGCAGATAAAATCCTTGAAACGGCAAAAGCGGAGCAGGTTGACGTAATAGGGCTGAGCGGCCTAATCACCCCGTCGCTCGATGAGATGATTCATGTTGCAAAAGAAATGCAGCGCCTGGACTATACATTGCCCCTCCTCATCGGCGGTGCAACCACGTCTCGGCTGCATACCGCAGTGAAGATAGAGCAGCACTACAAGTCACCGGTTGTACATGTATTGGATGCTTCGCGGTCAGTACAGGTGGTGAGCGAACTCATGTCGGAAGAAGCGGACAACTTCGTTGCTGCAGTTAAAGAGGAATACAGCCAGATACGCGATCAGCATGCAGTGCGGTCACGTAAAACAACGTATCTGTCGTTGGAAGAAGCGCGAGGCAATGGCTTTGTCTGGCAAGATGCCGGCGTGCCGGCGCCTGAGCAGCCGGGTGTGCATGTGCTGGATGATATTTCAATTGAAACGCTCCGGCCGTATATCGACTGGACGCCCTTTTTCTCTGTATGGGAATTAAAAGGCAAGTTTCCCCGGTTGCTGGAGCATCCGCAAATTGGCCCCGAGGCCCGGCGCGTCTACGACGATGCCAACAGGTTGCTGGATGAAATCATCGCCGAGAAGAAACTGGGCGCCCGCGCTGTAATTGGGCTCTTCCCCGCGAACAGCGTACAGGACGATATAGAGATTTACACCGATGAAACGCGCGCTTCCGTTGAAGCTAAACTGCACATGCTGCGCCAGCAGGCCCAGAAAGGGCGGGGGAAACACAACAAGTCGCTGGCCGACTACATAGCACCGCGAGACGCCGGCGTGGCTGATCACGTTGGCATGTTTGCCGTCACTGCAGGATTGGGCATCGAGAAAATGATTGCCCGGTTTGAAGCGGACCACGATGATTATAACCTTATCATGGTCAAAGCACTTGCGGATCGCCTGGCAGAAGCCCTGGCCGAATGGTTGCATGAACAGGTACGGCACACCTACTGGGGATACGCAGACGGCCCGTTGCTCGATAAAGACGCGCTAATTCGGGAGCACTACCAGGGCATCCGCCCCGCGCCCGGGTATCCAGCATGTCCTGACCACACGGAAAAAGAAACCATCTGGCAGCTACTGGATGTGGACGCACAAACAGGCATCAAGCTGACGGAAAGCCTGGCCATGTATCCTGCGGCTTCCGTTTGTGGGATTTATTTTGCTCACCCGGAGGCTGCCTACTTCAACGCCGGCCTGGTAGGGCAGGATCAGATCATCGAATACGCCGCCAGAAAACAGATGGACGTTCAGGACGTAGAACGGTGGCTCGCGTCTCGGCTCAATTACACCCCCGAAGAAACGCGTGAACTTACCGATGGGGTTTAG